The Hujiaoplasma nucleasis DNA window ATTTTATAACCTAGCTCTTCAAATTCATGTCTTAAGTCTGTAAAGTCTTTGGCTTCTAATGTACAACCACTGGTATTGTCTTTGGGATAAAAATAGACAATGAGTTTTTGACCTTTAAAATCACTAAGTTTATATGTTTTTTCATCACTTGCTTGTAAAGCAATATTTAAATAATTCATTTGAAAACCTCCTTAGCTTTATCATAACATAGACCTTGGTTATTTTAAAAATGGATGCTTTTAATAATTGTTTTTTATAAATTTAAGAACTTTATCTTTGAGATTTTTTTGATAAGGGTATTTATATTTATTTGATAAGTGTAAGGCAAGATGATGGTATAAATTAAGAGCTTGTTCAAGGGCTTGCCAAAGATTTTTTTCTTCTAAGTTGGTGTAGGTTTTTATATATTGTTGGTAGATATCTTTATCTAATAAATCTTTATACCTACTTTTTGCTTTACCCACGGATTGATTAAAGCCTTTTTGATCTCCTATCCACCAGTCCAACATAAGTTCTAATTCTTTTCTGATGAGTTGAAGGTGTTTGTGAGCATAAAAATATTGTTTTCTTTTAATCCCTTTAGAAACATAAGGAATTAACCAATAAAACTCATTACAAGAATAATTAAATTCTTTTTCAGTGATGGTTTGTATATAATAAGATGATTCGTTTTGATAATCTTCTAGTTGATAATTATCTTTATCAATTAATATTACTGATAAGGAATCTCTTTGATTCATACTTAATTCTTTAACATCACAAATACTTAAATCAAGTCTAGCCCCATTTTCAAATTGCATCATATAGATGAATGATTGATTGGCATCACCATCTCTTTGATCCTTTGTTGTTTGTCTTAATAATGGCTTATCAAAGACATTTAACCATGATTCATCTTCGATGAATGATGGGTAATTATCTACATAGAAAACCATATCAAAGTCCTGATAATCATCAGGTTCAATGTTTGGATTTACCCTTGAACCATTCATTTCTAGAACACGAATATGTATATTATCTTTGGCTATCTTAATGACTTTTTCTAATAATTGTTCATGTTTATTCATAGATTTCCTCATCTGTTAAATGTTTAATAAAAGTTTCTTTATGGTTTAAAAATTGTCTTAATAAGTTAATGCTATCAATATCCTCATAATCAGTTTTTATAAAAGATTCATTCTTAATCTGGTAAATACATGCTTGAGGTAAGGCTGTGAGAATGGGTGAATGACTAGCGATGATAAATTGACAACCTCTTTTACATGCATCCATAATCATAGCCATCAAGGTTAATTGATTTTGAATGGATAGGGGTGTTTCTGGCTCATCTAATAGATACAATTGATTGTCTTTAATCCTTGAAGCGAAGAAGTCAAGATAAGCTTCACCATGAGATGATTTAGACAAATCTTTTGAATACATATTTTCAAGCTCGTGAATGGTTTTTCTATAAGGAGACTTAGCCATGATTTTTGAATATTCTGACTTATTTTTATAGGTATCATCAACTCTTTTGATTTCTTGATTGGCTTGATCAATCTCATTGATCATATATTCTAAATAATTAACAAAAGATAAACTCTCGAAATAAAATCCTTTGACTTTTTTAATGTTTGGCCATAGACTTACAGCTGAACCATCTATTTGTTTTTTACTATGTTGATTGGGTATTTTAATTTCTATGAGTTTAAGTTTTGCTTGAAGTATTTTTAAGAAAGAAGATTTACCTGAACCGTTTTCTCCTAAAATAAGTGTAACTGGGGATCTTAAATCAAAGGTCAAGGATTGATTAAATAATTTCATATTAAAAGGGTATTGATCAGTCTTGGGTTCGATTCTTATTTTTTCTATCAGCATCATAGCCTCCTATCCAAGTCAATTTATTATATCTATAATTTTTGCTT harbors:
- a CDS encoding aminoglycoside 6-adenylyltransferase, yielding MNKHEQLLEKVIKIAKDNIHIRVLEMNGSRVNPNIEPDDYQDFDMVFYVDNYPSFIEDESWLNVFDKPLLRQTTKDQRDGDANQSFIYMMQFENGARLDLSICDVKELSMNQRDSLSVILIDKDNYQLEDYQNESSYYIQTITEKEFNYSCNEFYWLIPYVSKGIKRKQYFYAHKHLQLIRKELELMLDWWIGDQKGFNQSVGKAKSRYKDLLDKDIYQQYIKTYTNLEEKNLWQALEQALNLYHHLALHLSNKYKYPYQKNLKDKVLKFIKNNY
- a CDS encoding ATP-binding cassette domain-containing protein; amino-acid sequence: MLIEKIRIEPKTDQYPFNMKLFNQSLTFDLRSPVTLILGENGSGKSSFLKILQAKLKLIEIKIPNQHSKKQIDGSAVSLWPNIKKVKGFYFESLSFVNYLEYMINEIDQANQEIKRVDDTYKNKSEYSKIMAKSPYRKTIHELENMYSKDLSKSSHGEAYLDFFASRIKDNQLYLLDEPETPLSIQNQLTLMAMIMDACKRGCQFIIASHSPILTALPQACIYQIKNESFIKTDYEDIDSINLLRQFLNHKETFIKHLTDEEIYE